The following proteins come from a genomic window of Abditibacteriaceae bacterium:
- a CDS encoding glycosyltransferase family 4 protein yields the protein MKIWIVNQYAVPPTQAGITRSHAYARELISNGHEVIIIASSFSYLTHSDPFLKRGEKSKYEKIEGVPFYWIRTPPYQENDGARIRNMLSFAFQLTFTRTLKKLPAPDLIFASSPPLLGAWPAAILAKRLRVPFVFEVRDLWPQTLIDLGNVSPRHPTVRLLARLERYLYKAATRIVSVLPRAVEHMVQKGANAENVVWIPNGVNLEQIPVPTAPVEKETFTLMYAGAHGVANGLHSILDAAALCLKQQELQNVRFLFVGAGQEKALLQERVRNEKLVNVEFRDPVPKKNIAHLLNEADCFLMTLCNSPVFRWGISPNKLFDYLAAGRPILFSVDAPQNPVAEAEAGITVPPEDAPAMVEAIKTFLALSPEERWSMGLRGRRHIEQHYDLKLLGERLHKTLVEALPPGKSARLS from the coding sequence TTGAAAATCTGGATCGTCAATCAATACGCAGTCCCGCCAACTCAGGCTGGCATTACACGCAGTCATGCTTATGCACGCGAACTTATCAGTAACGGGCACGAAGTTATTATCATCGCCTCTAGCTTCAGCTATCTTACACATTCAGACCCGTTTTTGAAACGAGGTGAGAAAAGCAAGTACGAAAAAATTGAAGGAGTGCCTTTCTACTGGATACGCACACCGCCTTATCAGGAAAACGATGGGGCACGCATTCGTAATATGCTCTCCTTTGCTTTTCAGCTCACTTTTACCCGAACGCTAAAAAAGTTACCCGCACCAGACTTAATTTTTGCTTCTAGTCCTCCGTTGTTAGGAGCTTGGCCCGCGGCAATTTTAGCTAAGCGTCTGCGCGTTCCTTTTGTCTTCGAGGTTCGTGATTTATGGCCCCAAACACTCATTGATTTGGGAAACGTCTCGCCGCGACACCCCACGGTTCGTCTTCTGGCACGATTAGAGCGTTATCTTTATAAGGCTGCGACACGCATTGTTTCGGTTCTGCCGCGTGCCGTAGAACATATGGTACAAAAAGGCGCAAATGCTGAAAATGTAGTCTGGATTCCCAATGGCGTCAATTTAGAACAAATTCCTGTCCCAACGGCGCCTGTCGAGAAGGAAACTTTTACATTAATGTATGCAGGAGCGCATGGTGTCGCCAATGGATTACATTCTATTCTCGACGCCGCAGCCCTTTGTCTGAAACAACAAGAGCTGCAGAATGTACGTTTTCTCTTCGTCGGGGCAGGACAGGAAAAGGCTTTGTTACAAGAGAGAGTGCGCAATGAGAAACTGGTTAATGTCGAGTTCCGGGATCCTGTGCCGAAGAAAAATATCGCGCACCTCCTCAATGAAGCCGATTGTTTCTTGATGACATTGTGCAATTCGCCGGTTTTTCGATGGGGAATTAGCCCTAATAAGCTGTTCGATTATCTTGCTGCAGGCCGTCCTATTTTGTTTAGCGTCGATGCACCACAAAATCCAGTTGCTGAAGCTGAGGCTGGGATCACCGTACCACCGGAAGATGCACCTGCAATGGTGGAAGCTATTAAAACATTTCTAGCGTTGTCACCGGAAGAACGCTGGTCAATGGGATTGAGGGGACGCCGTCACATCGAACAGCACTACGATTTGAAGCTTCTTGGAGAACGGCTGCATAAAACGCTTGTGGAAGCATTGCCTCCGGGCAAGTCTGCTAGGCTCTCTTAG
- a CDS encoding sugar transferase produces the protein MYPKIKPILDFVTALLLLAIFWPILLLVAIAIRLDSRGPALYKQTRVGQGAHGFTIFKFRSMKIDTPVLSTAEMQQQTFNPFTRLGPFLRKSNLDELPQLFNILLGNMSFVGPRPALPSQTDVNNLRETNGVHALKPGITGLAQALGRDDLDTETKVKYDTEYLHRLSFVMDARILVLTLGAIFTARGNK, from the coding sequence ATGTATCCGAAGATTAAACCCATACTGGATTTCGTAACAGCACTACTGCTTCTCGCTATCTTTTGGCCGATTCTCTTGCTTGTGGCCATTGCTATTCGTCTCGATTCGCGCGGGCCGGCGCTTTATAAGCAAACGCGAGTCGGGCAGGGCGCGCACGGCTTTACGATTTTTAAATTTCGCTCGATGAAAATCGACACGCCGGTTCTTTCGACAGCGGAAATGCAGCAGCAAACCTTCAATCCGTTTACGCGATTGGGGCCGTTTCTGCGCAAAAGCAACCTCGATGAGTTACCGCAATTATTCAATATCTTGCTAGGAAATATGAGTTTTGTCGGGCCGCGTCCGGCGTTGCCATCGCAAACCGATGTCAATAATTTGCGTGAAACCAATGGTGTTCATGCGCTCAAACCGGGAATTACCGGACTCGCGCAAGCCTTAGGGCGCGACGATTTGGATACAGAAACCAAAGTCAAATACGACACAGAATATCTGCATCGCTTGAGTTTCGTGATGGACGCGCGGATTCTTGTTTTGACGCTCGGCGCAATTTTCACGGCACGCGGTAATAAGTAA
- a CDS encoding ATP-binding protein, producing the protein MSSSISTSADAALEHSSFAEVIEAINNPERLAALGRSELLDTPPEAAFDRLTQLARHILHTPVALVSLIDRDRQFFKSIVGGVNGMEPPRETSLEYAFCKHSLASGSPLVIADARLHPSARGNLAVTQLGIMAYAGIPLTTSEGHTLGSFCALDTVPREWTPEEIAILQDLAAMALTEIELRLAARKLRDSLVELQRTEAQRDRLMHMIVHDLRTPLTSYLSGVMALGSLGELNQPQKEVLAIAISGGRSLQHMINDLLDVARMEATLSGTVPLPRTQISADALVSRAHNHVVHLATRHELDLRVCVAPDIPLLSVDAGLIERVLVNLLGNALKFTPSPGTVELVAEATADDVHFFVRDSGPGISPKEFERIFELFGQSATRRAGHEVSTGLGLTFCKLAVEAHGGKIWVESEEGKGSTFHVTLPHGA; encoded by the coding sequence ATGAGTTCGTCCATCAGCACCTCTGCTGACGCCGCATTAGAACACAGTTCGTTTGCCGAAGTTATAGAAGCCATCAATAATCCCGAGCGTCTGGCGGCGCTTGGACGCAGTGAATTGCTCGACACACCGCCCGAAGCCGCATTTGATCGCTTGACGCAGCTGGCACGTCATATCCTGCACACTCCAGTGGCGTTGGTATCGCTCATCGACCGCGACCGGCAGTTCTTCAAAAGCATCGTCGGCGGCGTCAACGGCATGGAGCCACCGCGCGAAACTTCGTTGGAATACGCGTTTTGCAAACATTCGCTCGCTTCCGGAAGCCCGCTCGTCATTGCCGATGCTCGACTGCACCCGAGTGCGCGCGGAAATCTTGCGGTGACGCAACTGGGCATTATGGCTTATGCCGGTATTCCGCTGACAACAAGTGAAGGCCATACACTCGGTTCTTTTTGCGCGCTTGATACAGTCCCACGCGAGTGGACCCCCGAAGAAATTGCGATTCTGCAAGACCTCGCGGCGATGGCACTCACCGAAATCGAACTGCGCCTCGCCGCGCGCAAATTGCGCGACAGCCTCGTCGAACTGCAACGCACCGAAGCCCAACGCGACCGATTGATGCACATGATCGTCCACGATTTGCGCACGCCGCTCACCTCCTACCTTAGCGGCGTCATGGCTCTGGGTTCTCTTGGAGAACTCAACCAACCCCAAAAAGAAGTATTGGCCATCGCCATTTCAGGCGGGCGTTCGTTGCAGCATATGATCAACGATTTGCTCGACGTCGCGCGCATGGAAGCTACGTTGAGCGGCACTGTTCCTTTGCCCCGGACGCAAATTTCAGCAGACGCTTTGGTAAGTCGTGCTCACAATCATGTTGTGCATCTCGCCACGCGCCATGAGTTAGACCTCCGGGTTTGCGTTGCGCCGGATATCCCACTTTTATCAGTTGATGCGGGACTCATCGAACGGGTTTTGGTTAATTTGCTGGGCAATGCACTGAAGTTCACTCCGTCGCCTGGCACTGTTGAGCTTGTCGCTGAGGCAACTGCTGATGATGTGCATTTCTTTGTGCGTGACAGCGGCCCGGGAATCTCGCCCAAAGAATTCGAACGCATTTTTGAACTTTTCGGCCAATCGGCAACGCGTCGAGCGGGACACGAAGTTTCAACCGGTCTGGGTCTGACGTTTTGCAAACTGGCGGTCGAAGCACACGGTGGAAAAATCTGGGTCGAGAGCGAAGAAGGCAAAGGCAGTACGTTTCATGTGACTCTCCCGCACGGTGCATAA
- a CDS encoding site-2 protease family protein, with protein sequence MGWQDRKYSGNDGGNGFNAGLMQLLTGSVSLGVWFGIAVRIHITLILYLVFSILGSGGRGGMSLKDAATSAAILFGIVLLHEFGHCIAARKVGGDANEILLWPLGGLAYIRTPQRPWPSFVGTAGGPLVNVLICAITGLGLLAMSRFQGTLPLNPLASFGAQSMMNEEMSLLVLTNGFAYLLFWIYNVSWTLLFFNLLPIFPLDGGRILQTMLWPKLGFYNSMNIACIVGMAGAVLMGIAGLAGNFFLFFLGVSGFLTCYQTRQNLPALSEDAWRDSQYTARAPGQKSRPRNKRDDDFSIRDLNPIEKIKRARRKKQFQRLFEDDDK encoded by the coding sequence ATGGGTTGGCAAGACAGGAAATATAGTGGCAACGATGGCGGCAACGGCTTCAATGCAGGTTTGATGCAGCTTCTTACCGGTTCAGTTTCTTTAGGCGTCTGGTTCGGGATTGCAGTGCGAATTCATATCACACTGATTCTTTATCTCGTCTTTTCAATTTTAGGTTCGGGCGGTCGTGGTGGCATGAGCCTCAAAGATGCCGCAACCAGTGCCGCCATTTTGTTTGGTATTGTGCTGCTCCACGAATTTGGGCACTGCATTGCGGCGCGCAAGGTAGGCGGCGATGCAAACGAGATTTTGCTCTGGCCGCTCGGAGGTCTGGCTTATATCCGCACTCCGCAGCGTCCGTGGCCGTCGTTTGTCGGAACGGCTGGTGGGCCGCTGGTCAATGTTCTTATTTGCGCGATTACCGGTTTGGGGCTGCTCGCTATGTCGCGCTTTCAGGGCACGCTCCCGCTAAATCCCCTCGCTTCGTTTGGCGCGCAGTCGATGATGAACGAGGAGATGTCGCTCCTTGTCTTGACCAACGGTTTCGCGTATTTGCTGTTTTGGATTTACAATGTGAGTTGGACGCTTTTGTTCTTCAATCTATTGCCTATCTTTCCGCTCGACGGCGGACGAATTTTACAAACAATGCTCTGGCCGAAACTGGGTTTTTACAACTCAATGAATATTGCCTGCATCGTTGGAATGGCAGGCGCAGTTTTGATGGGAATCGCAGGCTTAGCCGGTAATTTCTTTTTGTTCTTCTTGGGCGTGAGCGGTTTTCTTACCTGCTATCAGACGCGTCAGAACTTGCCCGCGTTAAGCGAGGACGCATGGCGCGATTCTCAATACACAGCGAGGGCTCCGGGCCAGAAATCGCGCCCGCGTAACAAGCGCGACGACGATTTCTCCATCCGCGATTTGAACCCGATTGAGAAGATAAAACGCGCACGGCGCAAGAAGCAGTTTCAGCGGTTGTTCGAAGACGACGATAAATAA
- a CDS encoding DEAD/DEAH box helicase, giving the protein MKSFDAAQFLADVSTGRHYDGQIVRDQLLEARAGRTSELSAPLPDALQNALEKLGIPALYTHQAQCVEAARHGENFVVVTGTASGKTLCYNLPILEKRLAEPGAKALYLYPTKALAQDQLRGLQRLQEAGGLNFRCGTYDGDTPSSQRAGLRDRGDFFLTNPDMLHASILPSHARWAHVFEQLRFVVIDEIHTYRGVFGSNVANVLRRLRRICAHYGSSPQFLCASATISNPGELGENLCGIPFTVVDDDGAPRGQKHFVLWNPPLLDRKPRGENNAGTVDIVRTSESENANQESGMVRRSSNSEAMHLLANLVRNGIPTIAFVRARVLAELLLRYTQDELSRRAPRLVPAVRAYRGGYLASERREIERQLFEGELLGVISTSALELGIDVGALDACILVGYPGSIAATWQRAGRAGRSQGESLALMVAGDGPIDQYLMNHPDYLFGKSPEGAVIDGNNPYILAKHLRCAAAELPLSLAEARTWDTYAPALLQLLAEEKVLRRAGDAFYWCGAGSPSREVSLRTAGDEAYSVVDADRNAVIGSIDAASAFTTVHTGAIYLHDAETYSIENLDLPKRIAYARRAETDYFTQAVSEAQIRIDETDDEKNLIAAQAGIGGVTITISVAMFKKIKFGSLDNLGFGKLDLPPQTLETVACWLLPPHSALKRLRECGRVPLEGMLGIANALVGVLPLRILCDGGDIGALVDSTQLGAPALFIYDKFPGGLGFSQRAFDELEVLLKSARDLVAECACEDGCPSCVGSASKTYTYYDADGGARERIPDKEAALVVLHDVLGLEPYALRGVEAEQIEQLPEGVEARVRRQLQRMKGL; this is encoded by the coding sequence GTGAAGTCTTTCGATGCCGCGCAATTTTTAGCCGATGTTTCTACCGGTCGTCATTACGATGGTCAGATTGTGCGTGACCAATTGCTCGAAGCACGCGCGGGCCGAACTTCCGAGCTTTCGGCACCACTTCCCGATGCGCTGCAAAACGCTCTGGAGAAACTCGGTATTCCCGCTCTTTACACGCATCAGGCGCAATGTGTCGAAGCGGCGCGGCACGGCGAAAACTTCGTCGTCGTCACTGGAACAGCGAGCGGAAAAACGCTCTGCTATAACCTGCCAATTCTGGAAAAGCGCCTGGCTGAACCCGGCGCGAAAGCGTTGTATTTGTATCCGACCAAAGCGCTTGCACAAGACCAGTTGCGCGGTTTGCAGCGATTGCAGGAAGCGGGCGGGTTGAACTTTCGCTGCGGCACTTACGATGGCGACACGCCTTCGTCGCAGCGCGCGGGCTTGCGCGACCGGGGCGATTTTTTCCTCACAAACCCCGATATGCTGCACGCGAGCATTTTGCCGTCGCACGCGCGTTGGGCACACGTTTTTGAGCAACTGCGCTTTGTCGTGATAGACGAAATCCACACCTATCGCGGCGTTTTCGGCTCGAACGTCGCTAATGTGTTGCGCCGCTTGCGCCGCATCTGCGCGCATTACGGAAGCAGTCCGCAGTTCCTGTGCGCCAGTGCCACGATTTCCAATCCGGGCGAACTGGGCGAAAACCTATGCGGCATTCCCTTTACAGTTGTCGATGACGATGGCGCGCCGCGCGGGCAGAAACATTTCGTGTTGTGGAATCCGCCGCTTCTCGACCGCAAGCCACGCGGAGAAAACAACGCGGGTACGGTCGATATCGTCCGCACTTCCGAATCCGAAAACGCCAATCAAGAAAGTGGCATGGTGCGGCGCAGTTCGAATTCGGAAGCGATGCATTTGCTGGCGAATCTGGTTCGCAACGGCATCCCGACCATTGCCTTTGTGCGCGCCCGCGTCCTCGCCGAACTGCTCCTGCGCTACACGCAAGACGAACTTTCGCGCCGCGCACCGCGACTGGTTCCAGCGGTGCGCGCCTATCGTGGCGGTTATCTGGCCTCAGAGCGCCGCGAAATCGAGCGACAACTGTTTGAAGGCGAACTGCTCGGCGTGATTTCAACCTCCGCTCTCGAACTGGGCATTGATGTTGGAGCGCTCGATGCGTGCATTTTAGTCGGCTATCCAGGAAGCATCGCGGCGACATGGCAGCGCGCGGGAAGAGCGGGACGTTCGCAGGGCGAAAGCCTCGCGCTGATGGTAGCGGGCGATGGGCCAATCGATCAGTATTTGATGAATCATCCCGATTATCTGTTTGGCAAATCACCTGAAGGCGCCGTTATCGACGGCAATAATCCGTATATTCTGGCGAAACATCTGCGTTGTGCCGCCGCCGAATTGCCGCTCTCCCTTGCCGAAGCACGCACTTGGGACACCTACGCGCCCGCGCTTTTGCAACTTTTGGCTGAAGAGAAAGTCTTGCGGCGCGCGGGCGATGCGTTCTACTGGTGCGGCGCGGGAAGCCCATCGCGCGAAGTGAGTTTGCGAACAGCGGGCGACGAAGCGTATTCCGTTGTCGATGCCGACCGCAACGCCGTCATCGGCTCGATTGACGCGGCTTCGGCGTTCACCACGGTTCACACCGGCGCGATTTATCTCCACGACGCCGAAACCTACAGCATCGAAAACCTCGATTTGCCCAAGCGCATCGCCTACGCGCGCCGCGCCGAAACCGACTATTTCACGCAGGCCGTTTCCGAAGCGCAAATTCGCATCGACGAAACCGACGACGAGAAAAATCTAATCGCCGCGCAAGCCGGAATCGGTGGCGTGACCATCACGATTTCGGTTGCGATGTTCAAGAAAATCAAGTTTGGCTCGCTTGATAATCTGGGTTTTGGCAAGCTCGATTTGCCACCGCAAACTCTCGAAACAGTCGCGTGCTGGCTGCTTCCACCGCATTCCGCGCTGAAACGATTGCGCGAATGCGGGCGTGTGCCGCTTGAAGGAATGCTGGGGATCGCCAACGCACTTGTCGGTGTGTTGCCACTACGCATTTTGTGCGATGGTGGTGACATCGGCGCGCTCGTCGATTCGACGCAACTGGGCGCGCCCGCGCTGTTTATCTACGACAAGTTTCCCGGCGGTCTGGGCTTTTCGCAGCGCGCCTTCGACGAATTGGAAGTACTCTTAAAATCGGCGCGCGATCTGGTGGCCGAATGCGCGTGCGAAGATGGTTGCCCGTCGTGCGTCGGTTCGGCCTCGAAAACCTACACCTACTACGACGCCGATGGCGGTGCGCGCGAACGCATTCCCGACAAAGAAGCCGCGCTTGTTGTGCTACACGATGTATTAGGTTTGGAGCCTTACGCTCTGCGTGGCGTCGAGGCAGAGCAAATTGAGCAGTTGCCCGAGGGCGTTGAAGCGCGCGTGCGCCGACAATTGCAGCGAATGAAAGGACTTTAA
- a CDS encoding alpha/beta fold hydrolase: MHWRIKVADVPLFIEAKEVFLQPDRPTGNRHVIFLHGWNAGGGSLLAWHHALRLLADESWTFWRVDYPTHRWSFRRGAEEIARSLRATGREFDEVILFGYSMGGVTARQLVADDFPCRSLVALGTPHTGVARWVPAHSPGTLSIHRRSHALRELNENPRDIAARANYHFYSLTYRDRFGAHPHDGLIPRRSALGLSLDGIATRENTEFAYSFPPGTSPHLRGMNPSDVPLVMEKMRVVLK, translated from the coding sequence GTGCATTGGCGAATCAAAGTCGCAGACGTTCCGCTTTTCATCGAGGCGAAAGAAGTTTTTTTGCAGCCCGACCGCCCAACGGGAAACCGTCACGTCATTTTCCTGCACGGTTGGAATGCGGGCGGCGGCAGTTTGCTCGCCTGGCATCACGCGTTGCGTCTGTTGGCCGACGAAAGCTGGACATTCTGGCGCGTCGATTACCCGACGCATCGCTGGAGTTTTCGGCGCGGGGCTGAAGAAATCGCGCGGTCATTGCGCGCGACAGGCCGCGAATTCGATGAGGTGATTCTTTTCGGCTATTCGATGGGCGGCGTGACGGCGCGGCAGTTGGTTGCCGATGACTTCCCCTGTCGCAGCCTCGTTGCGCTTGGTACGCCGCATACAGGTGTGGCGCGTTGGGTTCCGGCGCATTCGCCGGGCACGCTTTCGATTCATCGCCGCAGCCACGCTTTACGCGAATTGAATGAGAACCCACGAGACATTGCTGCTCGCGCGAACTATCATTTTTATTCTCTAACCTACCGCGACCGCTTCGGCGCGCATCCGCACGATGGCCTGATTCCGCGCCGCAGTGCACTCGGTTTGTCACTTGATGGAATTGCGACACGCGAGAACACCGAATTCGCTTACAGCTTTCCGCCGGGGACTTCTCCGCATCTGCGCGGCATGAATCCGAGCGATGTGCCGCTTGTGATGGAAAAGATGCGTGTCGTATTAAAATAA
- the dnaK gene encoding molecular chaperone DnaK yields MPKAVGIDLGTTNSVVSIVQGGEPDVLVNAEGARTTPSIVAFSKSGERLVGDPAKRQAVLNSQRTIRSIKRKMGTRDGETIDGKAYSPEEISAMILSKLKADAETRLGEKVTDAVITVPAYFDDSQRTATKNAGEIAGFNVLRIINEPTAAAIAYGLGKGDKEETIIVYDLGGGTFDVSVLEVSEGLLEVKSTAGDTRLGGDDFDERLMNYIADEFQKAEGVDLRKDPQALQRLKEAAEKAKIELSSATQTAVNLPFITMNQDGPKHLVLDLTRAKFQEITHDLLERTRAPFLRALSDAGLKAGDIDEVVLVGGSTRMPAVVDLVKQLTGKEPHQGVNPDEAVAIGAAVQANTLANPGSAGTGMVLVDVTPLSLGVETLGGVFNKMIERNTAIPHKKTETYTTAADFQSSVEIVVLQGERQMAADNKKLGVFTLSEIPPAPRGTPKVEVTFDIDANGIVNVSARELTTGKEQKITITGAGGLDKTDVEKMVADAEQYAAADAARREAVETKNTLDAHVFQTKKFLEESGEKIGESEKTALESAISGAEEALKGDDQAAMKSAMETLQTAFQAAGTSLYQNAQAEGAEAGPEQAAPSGSDFAGYDTPTNGTSANSDAVEGEVVEGEVTEKK; encoded by the coding sequence ATGCCGAAAGCAGTAGGAATTGACTTAGGAACAACAAACTCTGTCGTATCTATCGTTCAGGGCGGCGAGCCGGACGTTTTGGTGAACGCTGAAGGCGCACGCACCACGCCTTCGATTGTCGCGTTCAGCAAAAGCGGCGAGCGTCTGGTTGGAGATCCGGCGAAGCGTCAGGCGGTTTTGAACTCGCAGCGCACGATTCGTTCGATTAAAAGGAAGATGGGCACGCGCGATGGAGAAACCATTGATGGAAAAGCGTATTCGCCCGAAGAAATCTCGGCGATGATCTTGTCGAAGCTGAAGGCCGACGCAGAAACGCGTTTGGGCGAAAAAGTCACCGATGCCGTTATCACGGTTCCGGCTTACTTCGACGACAGCCAGCGCACAGCGACCAAAAACGCCGGTGAAATCGCGGGCTTCAACGTGCTGCGTATTATCAACGAGCCGACGGCGGCTGCGATCGCTTACGGCTTGGGCAAGGGCGACAAAGAAGAAACCATCATCGTTTATGACCTTGGTGGCGGCACGTTCGACGTTTCGGTTCTCGAAGTTTCGGAAGGTTTGTTGGAAGTAAAATCGACCGCAGGCGACACCCGTCTGGGCGGCGACGATTTCGACGAGCGCTTGATGAACTACATCGCCGACGAATTCCAGAAAGCTGAAGGCGTCGATTTGCGCAAAGACCCGCAAGCGTTGCAGCGCCTGAAAGAAGCCGCTGAAAAAGCCAAAATCGAATTGTCGTCGGCGACGCAGACGGCTGTCAACCTGCCGTTCATCACGATGAATCAGGATGGCCCGAAGCATTTGGTTCTCGACTTGACGCGCGCTAAGTTCCAGGAAATCACGCACGATCTGCTCGAACGCACACGCGCTCCGTTCTTGCGCGCTTTGTCCGACGCCGGTCTCAAAGCGGGCGACATCGACGAAGTTGTTCTGGTTGGCGGCTCGACGCGTATGCCAGCCGTTGTCGATTTGGTGAAGCAGCTCACGGGCAAAGAGCCGCATCAGGGCGTAAACCCCGACGAAGCGGTTGCAATCGGCGCGGCGGTTCAGGCTAACACGCTTGCCAATCCTGGCAGCGCAGGCACCGGCATGGTTCTGGTGGATGTCACGCCGTTGTCGCTCGGTGTGGAAACGCTCGGTGGCGTCTTCAACAAGATGATCGAGCGCAACACCGCGATTCCGCACAAGAAGACCGAAACCTACACGACCGCAGCCGACTTCCAGAGCAGCGTCGAAATCGTGGTCTTGCAGGGCGAGCGCCAGATGGCCGCTGACAATAAGAAGCTCGGCGTCTTCACGCTTTCGGAAATCCCACCGGCACCGCGCGGCACGCCCAAGGTCGAAGTGACCTTCGACATCGACGCCAACGGTATCGTGAACGTGTCGGCGCGTGAACTGACGACTGGCAAAGAGCAGAAAATCACCATCACCGGTGCGGGCGGTTTGGACAAGACCGACGTCGAGAAGATGGTTGCCGACGCCGAGCAGTACGCAGCGGCAGACGCGGCTCGTCGCGAAGCGGTCGAAACCAAGAACACGCTCGACGCGCATGTTTTTCAGACCAAGAAGTTCTTGGAAGAAAGCGGCGAGAAAATCGGCGAAAGCGAGAAGACAGCTTTGGAAAGCGCCATCTCCGGTGCCGAAGAAGCGCTCAAGGGCGACGATCAGGCGGCGATGAAATCTGCGATGGAAACGCTGCAGACCGCGTTTCAGGCAGCGGGCACCAGCCTGTATCAGAACGCGCAGGCCGAAGGCGCCGAAGCCGGACCGGAACAGGCCGCTCCTTCGGGCAGCGATTTCGCGGGCTATGACACGCCAACCAACGGCACATCGGCAAACAGCGATGCTGTTGAAGGCGAAGTCGTCGAAGGCGAAGTCACCGAGAAGAAGTAA
- a CDS encoding Hsp20/alpha crystallin family protein yields MNASMQHRLSNELSREMERFFASRGSSFSPARTATGRNEDTQSGGAQSWSPAVDVVETETEIVLHAELPGMKKEEIELQLSGDTLTIRGERACVQGKSGENFHRIERRYGKFARTFQIETSIDAEKVAAAYDDGVLTVRLPKAASARPRQIEISTK; encoded by the coding sequence ATGAACGCATCCATGCAACACCGATTGTCGAATGAGTTGTCGCGCGAAATGGAACGCTTTTTTGCTTCGCGTGGCAGCAGTTTTTCGCCCGCGCGCACCGCGACGGGCCGCAACGAAGATACGCAAAGCGGCGGCGCCCAAAGCTGGTCGCCCGCCGTTGATGTCGTTGAAACCGAAACCGAAATCGTTTTACACGCCGAACTTCCCGGCATGAAGAAGGAAGAAATCGAGCTGCAACTGAGCGGCGATACGCTCACCATTCGCGGCGAACGCGCCTGTGTTCAAGGCAAAAGCGGCGAGAATTTTCATCGCATCGAACGGCGCTACGGCAAGTTTGCGCGCACGTTTCAAATCGAAACTTCAATTGATGCCGAAAAAGTTGCAGCCGCTTACGACGATGGCGTTTTGACGGTGCGCTTGCCTAAAGCGGCGTCGGCGCGCCCGCGTCAGATTGAAATTTCCACGAAATGA
- a CDS encoding Hsp20/alpha crystallin family protein, protein MSLIRYSHPMLTLQQMHQMFDQFDDELFGRLEGLGDGLFAPAVDVREDDDAYVVHLEVPGVKQENISLELHNNVLTIRGTKEQAPVEGRYRRVERAYGAFARSLSLPRNVDEDAVTANLADGVLEVRLPKREESRARQIAVSTTVQAAPKSEE, encoded by the coding sequence ATGAGCCTGATTCGTTACTCTCACCCGATGCTGACTTTGCAGCAAATGCACCAGATGTTCGACCAGTTCGATGATGAGCTGTTTGGCCGCTTGGAAGGTTTGGGCGATGGTTTGTTTGCGCCCGCCGTCGATGTGCGCGAAGACGACGACGCTTATGTCGTGCATCTTGAAGTGCCCGGCGTGAAGCAGGAAAACATTTCGCTCGAACTGCACAACAACGTGCTGACGATTCGCGGCACCAAAGAACAAGCGCCGGTCGAAGGCCGCTATCGCCGTGTCGAGCGCGCATATGGCGCGTTTGCGCGCAGTCTTTCTCTTCCGCGCAACGTCGATGAAGACGCGGTCACAGCGAATCTCGCGGACGGGGTTCTAGAAGTTCGCTTGCCCAAGCGCGAGGAATCGCGCGCGCGCCAGATCGCGGTTTCGACGACTGTTCAGGCTGCGCCCAAGAGCGAAGAATAA